A part of Desulfotomaculum nigrificans DSM 574 genomic DNA contains:
- a CDS encoding phosphatase PAP2 family protein, with amino-acid sequence MGTQVFLKRLSWMLLIPLVGLIYVQLNYNNGNVHNLMTALDRIIPFIPYFVVPYVAWYGVLFFSLTWFAYKNDRLYYRSLASLVLGMAVSYLIFFVFQTTVPRPVIEGHNLFNQLTKIIYAIDNPYNAFPSLHVLTSYIIYLGSQETKIYSRFISRAIQIMTILVILSTIFLKQHTLLDVAGGIFIGGTIFNVTGYVVDIILSYDISINLLPKSFKHIPGKR; translated from the coding sequence GTGGGTACGCAAGTTTTTTTAAAAAGATTAAGCTGGATGTTATTAATACCGCTAGTAGGCCTTATTTATGTGCAGTTAAATTATAATAATGGCAATGTACATAACCTCATGACGGCCTTGGACCGGATTATCCCCTTTATTCCATACTTTGTTGTGCCGTATGTGGCCTGGTATGGTGTGTTGTTTTTCTCATTGACCTGGTTTGCCTACAAAAATGATAGACTATATTATCGCTCCTTGGCTTCCCTAGTCCTGGGTATGGCAGTTAGCTATCTTATATTCTTTGTTTTTCAGACAACCGTTCCCAGACCAGTAATAGAAGGCCATAATTTGTTTAATCAACTTACAAAAATAATCTATGCGATAGACAATCCTTACAACGCTTTTCCCAGTTTGCATGTTTTAACAAGTTATATTATTTATCTGGGTAGCCAAGAAACAAAGATATACTCACGATTTATTTCACGGGCTATACAAATAATGACTATTTTGGTGATTTTATCAACGATTTTTTTGAAACAGCATACTTTGTTGGACGTGGCCGGGGGAATCTTTATCGGCGGGACAATATTTAACGTAACCGGGTATGTAGTAGATATAATCCTTAGTTATGATATAAGTATTAATCTTTTACCCAAAAGTTTTAAGCATATACCAGGTAAAAGATAA
- a CDS encoding methylglyoxal synthase, translating to MRIALIAHDKKKQDMVKLVEEYKQILSGHELLATGTTGNLIKERTGLPVKCYMSGPLGGDQQIGGKIAKGEVGLVIFLRDPLTPQPHEPDISALIRICDVHSIPIATNLGTARTLLKALS from the coding sequence ATGAGGATTGCGTTAATTGCCCATGATAAGAAGAAACAGGATATGGTTAAGTTAGTTGAAGAGTATAAACAAATACTCAGCGGTCATGAACTGCTGGCTACAGGTACCACCGGGAATCTAATAAAGGAAAGAACCGGCCTGCCGGTAAAGTGTTATATGTCCGGCCCACTGGGTGGAGATCAACAAATCGGCGGCAAGATTGCCAAAGGTGAGGTAGGACTGGTAATATTCCTCAGAGATCCGTTAACCCCCCAGCCCCACGAACCAGATATTAGTGCGCTGATTCGAATTTGTGATGTGCATAGTATCCCCATTGCCACCAATTTAGGAACAGCCAGAACATTACTCAAAGCATTATCTTAA
- a CDS encoding DedA family protein, with product MHIIDAILMKVIVIISSLGYWGVGLGMLIESCNIPLPSEVVLPLGGYLVSTGQLTFWGAVAAGTIGGTIGSVISYYIGLLAGRPFLFKYGRYLGIGESKIIKGEQYFARYGEITVLFTRLLPVVRTFISLPAGMAGMNFSRFVIYTIIGSIPWSIALVYAGFILGQNWQALKPWFHRMDLVVIVLLLGLVVFYWQKKKLKQLS from the coding sequence GTGCATATAATTGATGCAATATTAATGAAGGTTATCGTTATTATTAGCTCCCTGGGTTACTGGGGGGTAGGCTTAGGGATGCTGATTGAGAGTTGCAATATTCCTTTACCCAGTGAAGTTGTTTTGCCACTTGGCGGGTATCTGGTATCAACCGGACAACTTACTTTTTGGGGGGCCGTGGCGGCGGGTACCATAGGAGGTACCATCGGGTCTGTTATTTCATATTACATTGGCCTGCTGGCCGGGCGACCGTTTCTGTTTAAATATGGCCGTTATCTGGGGATTGGGGAAAGTAAGATCATTAAAGGGGAACAATACTTTGCCCGCTACGGGGAAATAACAGTGCTTTTCACCAGGCTTTTGCCCGTAGTACGGACATTCATTTCTCTACCGGCAGGTATGGCCGGGATGAACTTTAGCCGGTTTGTTATTTATACGATTATTGGTTCAATACCCTGGAGTATTGCTCTGGTCTATGCCGGATTTATACTGGGGCAAAATTGGCAGGCCCTAAAACCGTGGTTTCACCGGATGGATTTAGTCGTGATTGTCCTTCTTTTGGGGCTGGTGGTTTTCTACTGGCAAAAAAAGAAGCTAAAACAATTAAGCTAA